Genomic window (Sphingomonas japonica):
TAACCTCGAACAGCGCCGCGGCGAATTCGTCGGGGACGCCGATACAGCCATGCGTGGCATAGCCCGCGTCGATCACGCTGCCATGGATCGCGACGCCGCCCCAGGTCAGCCGCTGCATGTACGGCATCGGCGCATTGTAGAGGTTCGAGATGTGGTCGCGCTTCTTCTGGAGAATCTTGAACGTGCCGGTCGGGGTAGGCTTGGAATCGGCGCCGTACAGAATGAAGGCGCGGCCGATCTCCACGCCGCCGCGATAGACGTGCAGCTTCTCGGTCGCGAGATCGACGACGATGCGAACCGGCGCTCCGGCAGGTGCCCCGCTGTCGTCCCAGGCATATTCGCCGTGCACCAGCGGCGTATCCGTCTCGAGGATGGTGGTGACGACCGGGCCCTTGTCCCCCACGCCTGCCGCCTGCGCGCCATCGGGTGCGCCGATCGCCAGCAGCGCCGCGCCGATCAGACCCAGCGTCGCGATACGGATGCGGCGGGCTGCGTTAACCAATGGCATCGATTCGTCCTCCCTGTCCGCACCGATATGCTAACGCTTCACAGCCGTGAAAAGCCCCGGATTTCGGACGTTCCGTATCGGGACGGCGCGCTGTGCGTTAACCGGTGAGCGGGATCAGCATTCCAAGCAGGCCCGCCTGT
Coding sequences:
- a CDS encoding L,D-transpeptidase family protein, which gives rise to MPLVNAARRIRIATLGLIGAALLAIGAPDGAQAAGVGDKGPVVTTILETDTPLVHGEYAWDDSGAPAGAPVRIVVDLATEKLHVYRGGVEIGRAFILYGADSKPTPTGTFKILQKKRDHISNLYNAPMPYMQRLTWGGVAIHGSVIDAGYATHGCIGVPDEFAAALFEVTKMGGEVLVTRNWLPQFYGADQQVAAAN